The Sesamum indicum cultivar Zhongzhi No. 13 linkage group LG6, S_indicum_v1.0, whole genome shotgun sequence genome has a segment encoding these proteins:
- the LOC105165121 gene encoding pentatricopeptide repeat-containing protein At1g31920, whose translation MVGASVLNQPQQFLIAHDHHSKIPEIDINRKEQECISLIKRCTNIEEFKQAHAQILKLGFFCSSFCASNLIATCALSEWGSMDYACSIFQQIYDPGSFEFNAMIRGHVKEFDSEAALCTYLDMLEVGVEPDNFTYPSLLKACASLSAVEEGKQIHGQVLKLGFVEDVFVQNSLINMYGKCGQIKHSRAVFEQMDRKTVASWSAVIAAYANLGMWDECLSLFGEMNFEGCWRAEESTLVSVVSACAHLGALDLGRSTHGYLLRNLSGLNVAVQTSLIDMYIKCGSLDKGMSLFQRTVRKNRNSYTVVVSGLANHGRGEEALNIFEQMLGEGLKPDDVVYVGLLSACSHAGLVEKGMRCFDRMRFEHGIEPTIQHYGCMVDLMGRAGKISEGFELIKCMPMAPNDVIWRSLLSSCKVHQNVELGEIAAGHLFQLKTQNAGDYLMLSNIYAEAGRWQDVSMTRVKMACMGLGQVPGSSSVEVKRKVHKFVSNDKSHPQCYEIYEMLHQMEWQLKFEGYSPDTSQVLLDVDEEEKKQRLSSHSQKLAIAFSLIHTSQGSPIRIARNVRMCSDCHTYSKLISVIYEREIIVRDRNVFHHFRDGTCSCKDYW comes from the coding sequence ATGGTGGGGGCATCTGTCCTGAATCAGCCCCAGCAATTCTTGATAGCACATgatcatcattcaaaaatccCAGAAATTGATATCAATCGGAAGGAACAAGAATGCATATCCCTTATCAAGAGATGCACAAACATAGAGGAGTTCAAGCAAGCCCATGCCCAAATCCTCAAGTTGGGATTCTTCTGTAGCTCATTCTGTGCCAGCAATCTTATTGCAACTTGTGCTCTCTCAGAATGGGGCAGCATGGACTATGCGTGCTCGATTTTCCAGCAAATATATGATCCCGGTTCATTTGAGTTCAATGCCATGATCAGAGGACATGTAAAGGAATTCGACTCAGAAGCAGCCTTGTGTACATATCTTGATATGCTTGAAGTAGGAGTAGAGCCAGATAACTTCACGTACCCGTCTCTCCTAAAGGCGTGTGCGAGTTTATCAGCTGTTGAAGAAGGAAAGCAGATTCATGGGCAAGTTTTGAAGCTGGGATTTGTGGAAGATGTGTTTGTGCAGAACAGTTTGATCAACATGTATGGGAAATGTGGCCAGATAAAGCATTCTCGTGCCGTATTTGAGCAGATGGATCGCAAGACTGTAGCTTCTTGGAGTGCAGTTATTGCAGCTTATGCCAATTTGGGCATGTGGGATGAATGCCTTAGCCTGTTTGGTGAGATGAACTTTGAGGGTTGTTGGAGAGCTGAGGAGAGTACTTTGGTGAGTGTGGTTTCTGCCTGTGCTCATTTGGGTGCCCTTGATTTGGGCAGGTCAACTCATGGTTACTTACTTCGGAACTTGTCTGGACTCAATGTGGCAGTTCAAACTTCCCTTATAGATATGTACATCAAATGTGGAAGCCTAGATAAAGGGATGTCTCTATTTCAGAGAACGGTGAGGAAAAATCGTAATTCTTATACTGTAGTAGTCTCTGGGCTGGCGAATCATGGCCGTGGTGAGGAAGCCCTAAACATTTTCGAGCAAATGCTTGGGGAAGGATTGAAGCCAGACGATGTTGTTTATGTGGGACTTTTGAGTGCTTGTAGCCATGCAGGGTTAGTCGAAAAGGGTATGAGGTGTTTTGACAGAATGAGATTTGAGCATGGTATAGAGCCAACAATCCAACACTACGGTTGCATGGTTGATCTCATGGGGCGGGCTGGGAAGATCAGTGAAGGTTTTGAGCTCATCAAGTGCATGCCTATGGCGCCAAATGACGTTATATGGCGCAGTCTCCTGAGTTCTTGCAAGGTTCATCAGAATGTGGAATTAGGGGAGATAGCAGCAGGACATCTGTTCCAGCTAAAGACACAAAACGCTGGTGACTATCTGATGCTGTCAAATATATATGCGGAGGCTGGAAGATGGCAGGACGTCTCCATGACAAGGGTTAAGATGGCTTGTATGGGATTAGGCCAAGTACCTGGATCGAGCTCGGTTGAGGTGAAGAGAAAGGTTCACAAGTTCGTCTCGAACGATAAGTCTCATCCTCAGTGCTATGAAATCTATGAGATGCTTCACCAAATGGAGTGGCAGTTGAAATTCGAGGGCTATTCTCCAGATACATCACAGGTTTTGCTCGATGTggatgaagaagagaaaaaacagAGGCTGAGTTCTCATAGTCAGAAGTTGGCAATTGCATTTTCACTCATCCACACATCTCAGGGGAGTCCCATAAGAATAGCAAGAAATGTTAGGATGTGTAGTGATTGTCACACATACAGTAAACTGATTTCGGTGATTTATGAACGCGAAATTATCGTCAGGGATAGGAATGTATTCCACCATTTTAGAGATGGGACTTGTTCTTGTAAAGACTACTGGTGa
- the LOC105165122 gene encoding phosphomevalonate kinase, peroxisomal yields MAMVASAPGKVLVTGGYLILERPNAGIVLSTNARFYAIVKPLYEEIKPESWAWAWTDVKLTSPQMAREAMYKLSLKHLLLQCVSSSDSRNPFVEYALQYAIAAARATFDKNKKEELHKLLLLGLDITILGCNEFYSYRNQIKARGLPLTPESLASLPPFTSITFNVEESGGQNCKPEVAKTGLGSSAAMTTAVVAALLHYLRVVNLPSLANGHLQGNEGAKEMDVVHIIAQTAHCIAQGKVGSGFDVSSAVYGSQRYIRFSPEVLASAQNAVQGMSIEDAIADVLKANWDHERTTFSLPPMMTLLLGEPGTGGSSTPSMVGAVRKWQKADPQNALDTWKKLSESNSALEFYLSTLSKLAENNYDIYRSAIDNCSKLTSEKWAEGLTEPNQIEVVKALLGARDAMLGIRCNMRKMGEAAGIPIEPESQTRLLDTTMNMQGVLLAGVPGAGGFDAVFAVTLGAASSNVFKVWSSLNVLALLVREDPCGVRLETNDPRATQITTAVSLMHIE; encoded by the exons ATGGCTAT GGTTGCTTCTGCTCCCGGGAAGGTTTTAGTGACTGGTGGATACCTCATTTTGGAGAGGCCTAATGCTGGGATTGTACTAAGTACAAATGCTCGATTTTATGCAATTGTAAAACCGCTTTATGAGGAAATTAAACCTGAAAGTTGGGCGTGG GCATGGACGGATGTGAAATTGACTTCTCCTCAGATGGCAAGAGAAGCTATGTACAAATTGTCGCTTAAGCATCTCCTGCTTCAGTGCGTTTCTTCAAG TGACTCAAGGAACCCGTTTGTAGAGTATGCACTGCAATATGCAATCGCAGCAGCACGTGCCAcatttgacaaaaataagaaGGAAGAGTTGCATAAACTGTTGTTGCTAG GTCTTGACATTACAATATTAGGTTGCaatgaattttattcatataggAATCAG ATCAAAGCACGTGGGCTTCCGTTGACTCCGGAGTCATTGGCTTCCCTTCCACCTTTTACTTCCATTACCTTCAATGTAGAAGAATCAGGTGGGCAAAATTGCAAGCCTGAAGTTGCCAAAACTGGATTGGGCTCATCGGCAGCTATGACAACTGCCGTCGTTGCTGCTTTACTTCATTACCTTAGAGTAGTTAATCTTCCTTCCTTGGCCAATGGTCATCTTCAAGGGAATGAAGGGGCTAAAGAAATGGATGTTGTACATATCATTGCTCAAACAGCTCACTGTATTGCACAGGGTAAAGTGGGTAGCGGTTTTGATGTGAGTTCTGCTGTTTATGGCAGTCAGCGGTATATTAGGTTTTCACCAGAAGTACTTGCTTCTGCTCAG AATGCTGTTCAAGGAATGTCGATAGAAGATGCCATAGCTGATGTGCTAAAAGCCAATTGGGATCACGAGCGGACTACATTTTCATTGCCTCCGATGATGACTCTA TTACTAGGAGAACCAGGAACAGGTGGATCATCAACACCCTCAATGGTTGGTGCTGTAAGGAAGTGGCAAAAGGCTGACCCTCAGAACGCTTTGGATACATGGAAGAAGTTGTCAGAATCAAACTCTGCCCTTGAGTTTTACCTCAGCACCTTAAGCAAATTGgcagaaaataattatgatatttatagaAGTGCCATTGACAACTGCAGCAAGCTAACATCAGAGAAG TGGGCAGAGGGACTCACTGAACCAAACCAAATAGAAGTTGTCAAGGCACTATTAGGTGCTAGAGATGCCATGCTTGGTATCAGGTGTAACATGCGGAAGATGGGCGAGGCAGCTGGAATTCCT ATAGAACCTGAATCACAAACTCGACTGCTGGATACAACAATGAACATGCAAGGAGTCCTCTTGGCTGGTGTTCCTGGTGCGGGTGGGTTCGACGCAGTCTTTGCTGTCACCTTGGGTGCTGCAAGCAGCAATGTGTTCAAAGTTTGGAGTTCACTCAATGTTCTTGCCTTGCTAGTGAGAGAAGATCCTTGTGGGGTCCGTTTAGAGACCAATGATCCACGAGCAACACAAATCACAACTGCTGTTTCTTTAATGCACATCGAATGA
- the LOC105165120 gene encoding protein IWS1 homolog 1, with translation MGYENDPYRDEDGEPLMDFDEDIQSDRDEPQQHFLDDVDDAAYDRRDRSPTPVYNDSKAKPRKRLIKKSSSGKDLGPVDFGLDDDEGGARGDYGGDEGDMAGMVRENYSDGGKRKKEGGEKRKILEKKRKGEKGVKKFKFRQSGGGRMRDHEADPEMKEMWDTVAGGDSEDDQEGLRTMDDDNFIDDSGVDPADRYGSGNEHSPSRAPQAEEGEEDEEIKELFKVGKKKKKNEKSAAEIALLVENVMAELEVVAEEDAELNRQENPAISKLRKLSLLTDVLSKKQLQQEFLDHGVLTLLKNWLEPLPDGSLPNMNIRAAVLKILNDFPIDLEQYDRREQLKKSGLGKVIMFLSKSDEETTANRKLAKELVDKWSRPIFNKSTRFEDMKNFEDERVFRRPPVKKVMNTSRDDDLDLAEFSQGSKSGQSSSRQHASRPEAMSMDFVVRPQSKVDPDEVRARAKQMVQDQRRAKMNKKLQQLKAPKRKQLQATKLSVEGRGMVKYL, from the exons ATGGGTTACGAAAACGATCC TTACCGTGATGAAGATGGCGAGCCATTGATGGACTTTGATGAGGATATCCAATCTGATCGGGATGAGCCTCAGCAACATTTCCTGGACGATGTAGACGATGCTGCATATGATCGCCGGGACCGATCCCCAACTCCAGTGTACAATGACTCTAAGGCGAAGCCACGGAAGCGATTGATCAAAAAATCGTCCTCTGGTAAAGACTTGGGTCCAGTCGATTTTGGATTGGATGACGATGAGGGTGGTGCTCGAGGGGATTATGGTGGTGATGAGGGTGACATGGCTGGGATGGTGAGGGAAAACTATTCAGATGGtggaaagaggaagaaggaggGAGGGGAGAAGAGGAAAATTCtggagaagaagaggaagggGGAGAAGGGGGTGAAGAAGTTTAAGTTTAGGCAGAGTGGAGGAGGAAGAATGAGGGATCATGAGGCCGATCCCGAAATGAAGGAGATGTGGGACACTGTTGCTGGTGGTGATTCTGAG GATGATCAAGAGGGTCTTAGGACCATGGATGATGATAACTTCATAGATGACAGTGGTGTGGACCCTGCTGACCGGTATGGAAGTGGCAATGAACATTCTCCAAGTCGTGCTCCGCAG GctgaagaaggagaagaagatgAGGAAATCAAGGAACTCTTCAAGGTGggtaagaaaaagaagaagaatgaaaaaagTGCTGCAGAAATTGCTCTGCTGGTTGAAAATGTCATGGCAGAGCTGGAAGTTGTGGCAGAAGAGGATGCTGAACTGAATCGGCAGGAAAACCCTGCCATAAGTAAATTGAGGAAGCTATCACTTTTGACAGACGTCCTGTCCAA AAAACAACTGCAGCAAGAATTTTTGGACCATGGAGTCTTGACTCTTCTGAAGAATTGGCTTGAGCCACTACCTGATGGAAGTTTGCCGAATATGAACATCCGTGCTGCTGTTTTAAAGATCCTGAATGAT TTTCCAATTGACTTGGAGCAATATGATCGAAGAGAACAATTAAAGAAGAGTGGCCTTGGAAAG GTTATTATGTTTTTGTCAAAATCCGATGAGGAGACCACAGCTAACCGGAAACTTGCTAAAGAGTTGGTTGATAAATGg AGTCGACCAATTTTCAATAAGAGCACAAGGTTTGAGGACATGAAAAACTTCGAGGATGAAAGGGTTTTCAGGAGGCCGCCTGTTAAAAA GGTGATGAATACATCACGAGATGATGACCTTGATTTAGCTGAATTTTCGCA GGGGTCCAAATCTGGCCAATCATCATCTAGGCAGCATGCCTCAAGGCCCGAAGCAATGTCCATGGATTTTGTGGTGCGTCCTCAATCCAAGGTTGATCCGGATGAAGTTAGGGCCCGGGCTAAACAGATGGTACAGGATCAGCGTCGCGCGAAG ATGAACAAGAAGTTACAACAACTGAAAGCACCAAAGCGAAAGCAGCTACAAGCTACAAAACTCAGTGTGGAGGGTCGTGGCATGGTGAAATATCTTTAG